GCCCTTTGCCCCCTATGATGAAAGTCATTTGTAGTCATTTGTGGTCATTTATAGTCATCGGGGTTATAGGAATGAAGCTGGAGGAGTTACAGGTATATCAGATGACGATGGATATCGCTGAGAGGATATGGAGGATCGTCATTCGGTGGAATCATTTCGCGAGGGATACGATCGGGAAGCAATTGATGAGAGCCGTGGATTCCGTCGGGGCGAATTTAAGCGAAGGGTTCGGGAGATTCCACTACGGCGAGAACAAGCAGTTTTGCTATTACGCGCGTGGTTCTCTCTACGAGACGAGAACCTGGCTGATAAAGGCGTACAACCGCGGCCTGATAGACGAGGAGGTGTTTCAATCGTTGCACTCCGAGATCGAAAAGATTGGTGTAAAGCTGAATAACTACATCAGATCTATCGGCAGAAAACAACAAATGACTACAAATGACGATCAATGACTACAAATGACCATAAATGACCCTCAACGGGAGGTGCGAAAGGATGAGACTCAGCAGATATACCGTCATGATAAAATTGAGCGATGAGGAGTATATGCTCTTCCACGGGGTGAGCGGAGCCGTGGACATAGTGGATGGGAGGATAGCCGACGGGATCCTCAGGGTGGCGACGGGCGAGCCCCCGGAGAGGGCCTTCGACGAGGAGAGGATAGAGGTGCTCCTCAAACGGGGATATCTCACCGAAAAGAGCCACGAGGAGGAGAGGAAGAGGGCTCGTGAGATGATCCTCGCCATGCATAAGGGCCATCTCAAGAAATCCCCCGGATTCCTCATCGTCCCCTCCTACAGGTGTAACCTCAGATGCCCATACTGCTATGAGGGAAGGAGATATCTCTGGAGGCAGGACAGGATCATGGACAGGGAGACGGCGGATATGGCCTTCGAGGCCATGCTGAAGCTCATGGAGGGCAGGGAATACCCGCGGAATCACATATTGTTCTACGGCGGCGAACCCTTCCTCGAGGAACATATGGAGATCGTGGCATATATCATCGAAAAAGGCGTAAAGCTCGGCTTCACCTTCGGCGCCGTGACAAACGGCACCAACGTGGAGAAATTCCTGCCCCTCTTCGGCGGTCCCGGAAGGTTCGTCTTCTTCCAGATAACCCTGGACGGCCCCCCAGAGGTGCACGATAAAAGACGCAGGTACGCCGACGGAAAGGGCTCATTCGACCGCATCGCACGTAACATCTCACTCCTGCTTCAGGACGGATACAGGGTCTCGCTGAGGATGAACGTGGATCAGTCGAACGTAAAACAGGCGGGACGGATGATGGATCTGGTGGAGAGGATGGGGTGGCGTAAATACTCCACCTTCAACGCCTATTTCGCCCCCGTGCACAGGGAGGGAGGCAGGCCGTGCATCGAGGAGCCCTTCTTCTCGTATCAACTGATAAAGGCCCTCGGCGACAAATACGCCTACATGGGCGAGACGAGAGGAGGGGTCTTCAGGACTTTCGACCGCGTCTTCAGGGTGGGCAGAAGGGTCGAATTCAAAACGGCCATCTGTGGGGCGACCGGGACGCAATACATCTTCGATCCCTACGGCGACATCTACACCTGCTGGGACGCCGTCGGGATTCAGGAGGAGAAGGTCGGAAGATTCATTCCGAAACTCCAGCTCAACGAGATGCATGATAGGTGGAGCTGGAGGACAGTCGCCATGATAGATGAGTGCATGGACTGTCCCTACCTCTTCGTCTGCATGGGGGGATGCCCCCACTACGCCTTCGAACGGACGGGAAAACTCGAAAGCCCCTTCTGCAATAACTTCCCCGCCTTCTTCGAACACCAGGTCAAAATGGCCTACAGGCTCTATAAGATATCAAAGAACCGAAAGATCGGATCGGTCGAACGGGGCCTGGCCCTTCCGAGACTATCCCCACGTCTCCCATCAGATCCCAGACGAGGGAGAGAGGCGGAAAGGGAGGAAAAGGGGGACGTTATAGCCATCGAAGTGCCGAAGAAGACTGAAAGGATGCATCTCATCGAGGTGCCGGCATGATCTTCGGGACGATTACGGGTTTCCCCCCCGAACCGCTGGCCGGAACGACTAGGGGGATATACGGGGCGAACGTGGCGATGTTCACCTTCCTCAAATCCCTCATCCGATTCGGCTCCTTCGACGAGTATCATCTGTTTATCTCGGCACACGATCCCGAGAAAGCTATAGAGAGCTGGAACAAACTCCTGAAACCCTTCGATGAGGGGGGAAGGCTCAGGCTGAACGATCTGTTTCAGCTGAGGAGGTTTATCAGGGAGAAGCGGTTCACTGTCTTCCACGGCAAACACGATCTCGGCGATCTGGCATACCTCAGGGCGCAGCTCTCGCCCGACAGACCCTTCCCCGTAACCGGAAGGATCGACTCCATAAGCTATCAGTTCCTCCTGCCCGATCTGCTGCTGATGATGCTCAGGGGTAACCTATACCCCTTCGATGCCGTGATCTGCACCAGCAGTCAGGCCATGAAGGCATACGAGACGCTGCTGAGACAGGCGGCAGGGGATTTCGAGGAGAGATACGGCGTAAAACTCCCATTTCACCCCAAACTCGTCCATATCCCGCTAGGCGTGGATGCGGATCAGTTCGCTCCGCGCGATAGGGCGGAGGCGCGGGCGCTGCTATCATTGCCTCAAAAAGGACTTATAATCCTA
This genomic interval from Candidatus Poribacteria bacterium contains the following:
- a CDS encoding radical SAM protein; the protein is MRLSRYTVMIKLSDEEYMLFHGVSGAVDIVDGRIADGILRVATGEPPERAFDEERIEVLLKRGYLTEKSHEEERKRAREMILAMHKGHLKKSPGFLIVPSYRCNLRCPYCYEGRRYLWRQDRIMDRETADMAFEAMLKLMEGREYPRNHILFYGGEPFLEEHMEIVAYIIEKGVKLGFTFGAVTNGTNVEKFLPLFGGPGRFVFFQITLDGPPEVHDKRRRYADGKGSFDRIARNISLLLQDGYRVSLRMNVDQSNVKQAGRMMDLVERMGWRKYSTFNAYFAPVHREGGRPCIEEPFFSYQLIKALGDKYAYMGETRGGVFRTFDRVFRVGRRVEFKTAICGATGTQYIFDPYGDIYTCWDAVGIQEEKVGRFIPKLQLNEMHDRWSWRTVAMIDECMDCPYLFVCMGGCPHYAFERTGKLESPFCNNFPAFFEHQVKMAYRLYKISKNRKIGSVERGLALPRLSPRLPSDPRRGREAEREEKGDVIAIEVPKKTERMHLIEVPA
- a CDS encoding four helix bundle protein, yielding MKLEELQVYQMTMDIAERIWRIVIRWNHFARDTIGKQLMRAVDSVGANLSEGFGRFHYGENKQFCYYARGSLYETRTWLIKAYNRGLIDEEVFQSLHSEIEKIGVKLNNYIRSIGRKQQMTTNDDQ